In Temnothorax longispinosus isolate EJ_2023e unplaced genomic scaffold, Tlon_JGU_v1 HiC_scaffold_21, whole genome shotgun sequence, the sequence tacctccggtagccgttcgggcgaatatagAATCAatgtccctcgcggcgtgttgctttcgctcgcggtcgttacctccggtagccgttcgggcgaatataaagtcaaagtcccttgcggcgtgttgctttcgctcgcggtcgttacctccggtagccgttcgggcgaatataaagtcaaagtcccttgcggcgtgttgctttcgctcgcggtcgttacctccggtagccgttcgggcgaatataaagtcaaagtcctttgcggcgtgttgctttcgctcgcggtcgttacctccggtagccgctcgggcgaatataaagtcaaagtcccttgcggcgtgttgctttcgctcgcggtcgttacctccggtagggCGAATGCACAAAAATccaaatgtgtgtgtgtgtgtgtgtgtgtgtgtgtgtgtgtgttatctaaaatatataaagtcctctcgcggtcgttacctccggtagacGTTCGggctaatataaaatcaaagtcccttgcggcgtgttgctttcgctcgcggtcgttacctccggtagccgttcgggcgaatatattcaaagtccggcgcggcgtgtttgctttcgctcgcggtcgttacctccggtagggCGAATGCACAttgttcgagagcacgcggtaGCGCGAGAAAGCGCGAGGTAGAAGACGACCACAAAAAAAGGGGACAAGcacagaattgaaaaataactaaatatattcaaaaatgtataaagtacAGTTATTTACAGTCTTTCCTTTTAGCCAAGGAAGCCGTGAAGCGCGCACAGAGGCTACGACAAGCAAGGCGGCGAAGCGTGTTCGAAACGCGGAATAACGAAAGGCGGTATGCAAAGCGGCGTACGAAAAGCGGTTTTACTGAGATCGGCAAGCGAAATCGgttccgcggcgcagcggcggtcCTTTATCGTCTCGGAGACGAGCCTCCCTCCAAGCTAATTGCCGATGATTTCAGGGAGGTGATTGGCCGTCGGAGTCCTGCGTCATGGAGCCGACGTCACCGGTTTCACGTGGCGACCCGACGGGGTCGTCACCTGTTTTCGAGTGCTTTGTATATAGCATGGATTGTTCTTTTGTTCTAGCGttgttgtttgactttattattgaaaacaatgttaaagttAGAAAGCTAATcacgaaagatccatgctatactgaATATTACCGAATTCTTTAGCGACATTTGACGCGAATATGAATTCTCGCAAGCGTGCATGCGCTGATATTCAGCCGAACGCAATTGCTTCGCGATGATTATTGCGATCTCAAACATTCCCGCCCGCCTCGTCATATGTTGACGAAACGAGACGGTGCGCTCGCTGAGGCGAGCGCTGTCGCGGCGCGACGTATCGAGTGGCGATCGATTAATGGTCTCGATCCCGGCGCGAGTGCGAGCGGCCATGTTGCGAGGTGTGCGGCTGCGCATTGTCATAACACGCGACGATCTCGAGCGAGAAACATATTTCGTGCGATACATATGTTTCCGTGAATATGTTCCGTCGGTATGTGCATGGTGCTGAAACCGGGAAAGTGAGGTGATGTAACGCGCGAGTGAGTGGAGTTAGGCTGACGGCCGAACTCACTGATTTCGTGACGTGCACGTGGCACGTTGGCGGAAGGACAATTGTAACAATTACGTGAAGTGACGCGCGATAAAACGTAATAACGCGAAAAGACGGACGGTGAGGAAAGCGCGAGCGATTCTACGCGAGAAAGCGAGGGCTGTTCGGTGGCTCACGTATCCTcgacggtggtggtggtgtcgGCGGCCCCAGGAAGCAGCACCAGTTTGACAAGGGGCCGGACGAATTCGGAGGCGGCCGTGCGGACGGTCACCACTCGAACGACGCCGTCGTCTCCAGGATGCAGCTTAACGATCCGTGCGAGAGGCCATCGATTCGGCGGCGAGATCTCGGCCCGGATCAGGCACAGCCTGCCGACCTCAGGAACGTCCTCAGCTGTCAGCCACTTTGGTCGAGACGCGAGGTGCTGAATGCATTCGCGCGACCACCGCTGCCAGAAATGATCGCGCATCTTCTGCACCAGGTGCCATCGAGACAAGGAATTGTCCGGCCTTTCCTCAAGTGACGGCTCAGGAGCCGCCAGCAGCGGTGCCCCGATGAGGAAGTGCCCCGGCGTCAGTGCTGAGACGTCGTCAGGATCATCAGAGAGTGCGTGTAGTGGCCGAGAATTTAGGCACGCCTCAACCTGAGCGAGGAAAGTGGCCATTTCCTCGAAGGTGAGGGTCGTCTCGCCGATGACTCGTCGCAGGTGGAACTTGGTGGATTTCACCGCCGCCTCCCAGAGTCCGCCGAAATGCGGTGCGGCTGGAGGATTGAAATGCCACCGAGTTCCGTAGGCGGAGGCATCGTGAGCGATGCGCCGGCCGTCGGATGACGACGCGCGGAGAAGATTTTTTAATGCCCGGTCCGCTCCAATGAAGTTGGTGCCGCAGTCGGAGTAGATGTCCGAACAGAGCCCTCGGCGTGCAGTGAAGCGACGGAGGGCGGCCAAGAACGCCTCCGTCGTGTAGTCGGAGACTACCTCCAGGTGCACCGCTTTGGTGACGAGGCACACGAAGACGGCGATGAACGCCTTGTGCGCGCGGTGTCCTCGCCCCTTGGTCGTGCGGATATGGATCGGGCCGGCGTAATCCACGCCGGTTCGTTGAAATGGACGCGCCGGAGTGACCCGTGCCCGAGGAAGACTGCCCATCGGTGGTTGCGGAGTGGCGGCTCGCCATCGGGTGCAAGTGACGCACCGATGCAGCAGCCGTTTCACCACGGCTCTGCCTCGTGGAATCCAGTGGCGGAGCCGGAGAGTACCGAGCGTAAGTTGCACTCCGCCGTGGAGTGTTCGTCGGTGGCAAGACTCCACGAGCAGGCGAGTGAGCCAGGACTCCGAGGGAGCTATCATTGGATGGCGTTCGTCGTCCGGAATCAGAGCGTGTTTGAGTCGCCCTCCGACTCTGAGCACGCCGTGGTCGTCGAGGAAGGGACTCAGCCCACTTTGCAAGTGGGCTGCGGTGCGGCACAGTGCGGCCGGCGGTGACGGCCCTGATTTCCTCCGGATAGTGCAGTGATTGCACCATTCGAAGCCAAAGGACGTGTGCCGCGTCGAGTTCTTCCGGAGTGAGTGTTGGCGCCCGATCGTCCGGGCCGTGATCGTTGGTGCGGGAGGTGGTGCGTCGCCATCGTAGGCACCACGCGGTGACTCGCAACAGTCGGTGCAGTGACGAGAATCGAAGGAGCGTGTCGGGCTCCGTGTCGATCCTTCCGACGGCGGCTTGCACGACGGCCTTCCGTTCCGGCATCTCCGCGTCGGGGATCTCGTCGCTCTCGGCGGGCCACTGGGTTCGGTCCTCCCGCAGCCACGGTGGACCCGTCCACCACAGCGGATGGCCGATCAGCTCGCTGGGCGCGATCCCCCGGGAAGCGCAGTCGGCCGGGTTTTCTCGTCCAGGAACGTGCCGCCACTGGGCCTCGGGGAGAGTTCGCTGGATCAGCGATACCCGGTTGGCCACGAACGTCTTCCACCGGGATGCGTGACCCCTGATCCAGTAAAGTGTCACCCGGGCGTCGGACCAAAGGAAGATCGGTGCTGTGGACAAGCGTAAAGTGTCGCGAGCGTGTCGCGTTAATTTAGTGAGCAGTGCGGCCGCGGACAGTTCGAGTCGAGCGAGGGACACCTGTCGAATCGGGGCTACCTTGCTCTTTGCCATGAGCAAGTGCAGTGTGGCGGAACCGTTCCTCGTGACGCGGAGGTAGACGGCCGCGGCGTAGCCTCGCTCGGACGCGTCGGCGAATCCGTGGATCTCGACTCTTGAATCCGCTCCGCTGTCGAGCCAGCAGGTCACGCGAACGAGTTCAAGCCGCGGAAGCTCCTCCAGGAAGCTCCCCCATTGTTGAGCGTCGGCCGACGGAAGAGGGGCGTCCCAGTCTAGCCCCTTCAGCCAGGTGGACTGGATGAGGATTTTCGCTCGGATCACGACGGGGGTGAGCCACCCTAATGGATCAAACAAGCGTGCGGTTTCCGAGAGGACGCGCCTCTTAGTGAACACGGTGATTGCGCGCGGACGAATCGCGAAGGAAAATTCGTCTTCCGTCGGGTGCCAGCGGAGGCCGAGAGTGGAGTGACCGTCTGTTTCCCACACGTGGAGGGCGCGTTTAAGGCGGTGCTCCTGCGGGATGCCGACGAGAACGTCTTCGGAGTTCGCGGCCCACTTGCGTAACGGAAACCCGCCCGCCGTGCAGAGTTCGCGCAGTTCGGTTTGCACGGCAACCGCGTCGTCGATAGTGTCCGCTCCGGTCACGACATCGTCCACGTATCGGTCGTCCTCGAGAGCGATCGCGCCACGCGGAAACCGAGCCCCCTCGTCTTTGGCGAGTTGCAGGAGCGAGCGAATCGCGACCCACGGTGAGCACTTGAGGCCGTAGGTGACCGTCGTCAGGCGGAGAACGCGCACGAGTAGTTCGACGGCACTTCGCCACAGGATCCGCTGGTGGTCACGATCTTCCGGGTGGACGATGATCTGGCGATACATCTTTTCGATGTCTGTGATCATCACGTAGCGGTGCCGACGCCAACGCAAGAGCACGTCAGCAAGTGCCGGCAGGAGATTTGCGCCTGCGAAGAGGTGGTCGTTGAGCGAGTCTCCGGAGCTGGTGCGTTGCGAGCCATTAAACACTACGCGAAGTTTGGTGGTAGTGCTGGCTTCTTTCAACACGCCATGGTGTGGCAGGTAGCACACGCCGCGAGTTGTGTTCTCGTCCGACGGTGCTACGGCCTCCAAGTGCCCGAGGTCCTCGTACTCACGCATAAACGAGCGGTAGAGTTCTCCGAACCGGAAATCTCGGGCGCACTTGCGTTCCATGgccgtgagcagtcgctcagCGGGCTTGCGGGTCTCGGCGAGGTGCTTCGGCGTCGAGGCGAACGGCAGTCGGACGACGTACCGGCCAGCGG encodes:
- the LOC139823903 gene encoding uncharacterized protein, with protein sequence MTFINKRILTLNAANPKTTKPASEQSRSAKTHVAKRSEPSQCPLCKGKHSLMGCPDFKAKVASERKTVVETNKLCFNCLGNHQVAKCKSTRNCFTCNARHHLMLHDAYFSTTAPHAEVSTLSAVGKTDDSKAILLATARVTIADRHGDPHEVRVLIDQGSEVSIVSESLVQRLRLSRSRTRVSIFGIGGSQSGSTRGKVSLTIKSKTTGATLTAVAFVLPRLSLYQGAANNCRTSWPHLRGLPLADPRFAANDPVELLLGAEVCSTILEDGLRRGEPQTPIAQKTILGWILSGGCGATLHCHHSSLQCTADHDLAELVRRFWEQESEPPASVALTPEEEECEQHFVRTHERTPAGRYVVRLPFASTPKHLAETRKPAERLLTAMERKCARDFRFGELYRSFMREYEDLGHLEAVAPSDENTTRGVCYLPHHGVLKEASTTTKLRVVFNGSQRTSSGDSLNDHLFAGANLLPALADVLLRWRRHRYVMITDIEKMYRQIIVHPEDRDHQRILWRSAVELLVRVLRLTTVTYGLKCSPWVAIRSLLQLAKDEGARFPRGAIALEDDRYVDDVVTGADTIDDAVAVQTELRELCTAGGFPLRKWAANSEDVLVGIPQEHRLKRALHVWETDGHSTLGLRWHPTEDEFSFAIRPRAITVFTKRRVLSETARLFDPLGWLTPVVIRAKILIQSTWLKGLDWDAPLPSADAQQWGSFLEELPRLELVRVTCWLDSGADSRVEIHGFADASERGYAAAVYLRVTRNGSATLHLLMAKSKVAPIRQVSLARLELSAAALLTKLTRHARDTLRLSTAPIFLWSDARVTLYWIRGHASRWKTFVANRVSLIQRTLPEAQWRHVPGRENPADCASRGIAPSELIGHPLWWTGPPWLREDRTQWPAESDEIPDAEMPERKAVVQAAVGRIDTEPDTLLRFSSLHRLLRVTAWCLRWRRTTSRTNDHGPDDRAPTLTPEELDAAHVLWLRMVQSLHYPEEIRAVTAGRTVPHRSPLAKAVVKRLLHRCVTCTRWRAATPQPPMGSLPRARVTPARPFQRTGVDYAGPIHIRTTKGRGHRAHKAFIAVFVCLVTKAVHLEVVSDYTTEAFLAALRRFTARRGLCSDIYSDCGTNFIGADRALKNLLRASSSDGRRIAHDASAYGTRWHFNPPAAPHFGGLWEAAVKSTKFHLRRVIGETTLTFEEMATFLAQVEACLNSRPLHALSDDPDDVSALTPGHFLIGAPLLAAPEPSLEERPDNSLSRWHLVQKMRDHFWQRWSRECIQHLASRPKWLTAEDVPEVGRLCLIRAEISPPNRWPLARIVKLHPGDDGVVRVVTVRTAASEFVRPLVKLVLLPGAADTTTTVEDT